A stretch of DNA from Hydra vulgaris chromosome 03, alternate assembly HydraT2T_AEP:
GGATTAATGAATTTAGTAGAATTAAAAAAGCTCCATTAAAGTCATAttctaaaagaaatttaaaagcaaCCTTAGTAAATGGACAGACAGTACTGAGTGCCATTGCATTTGATATGGATCATCCTAATAGAACGTCAGGTAtaataatgcatttattttttatattcaaattgtAACCAtcatatttgtgaaaaaagtaattaatttaaagtgCAAGTTTCTAAACTTTCTAAAAGTGTTCAAATATATTAGAAGgaagtaaaagataaaaatgaataaatgataaaacatgcttcttttttttaggtatttacATTTCTTATTGCACACATTAgcgtacaaaaaaaaatttaaagtgattgctgattttttaaaagaaaatatagcTCCTTCTATAAACAgtctttcaaattaaataatatggcaaatatttttacttttaaacaacTAAAGCTTATTTAAATTAGGTTAGAATAATgctattgatattttaatacaaaagttttaaatatatatatatattttttcatagaAACTATAGCTAGTATGATTGTGGATAAATCAAAATCAATGCAGCTTACTATTAATTGTATTAGTCTTCTAGCAGAACTTTTTTATCTACCTTATGAGCATGGTGAAAAAGGAAATTTATTGCTGCAAGATTTTATCTGGCTTCTTAAAAATGTATGTGATATATATGAGCAGCCCCCTAGCAAAGAAAAGgttagattttagttttttggtattttgttttcaagcatctttattatattaaaaagaaaaaaatattttcaggtttCTTGTTGGTTTGACAGATTGTTGCACTGTGATCAGCTTTGTAATGAGATTTATGTACTGTTTgaaaacttttgcaaaataCCAAATGAAGCTATTTTATATGACTTGTATCCTTATCTTTGggatttaaaagaagttttgttAAGTCTGCAGACCTATGTTAAATGGTTAAGTGATTCTATTTCAACTTCTattcctttagttttttttgagcCTTGCAGtgttgaaactttaaatctacttAATGTTCCTATTTCAAATGACTATATTGAACCTTGGCACATAAATTACTTAGGAGGACTGACTGTGCATTTGCACCGGTTACTTCCTTTTAAAGGTGGTTATATATTTTTGGACAATGCTCCAGATATACCTTCAAGCAATGTAATAAAGTTGCGCACATACTTACCAAATGATAAGGTAAGTACCTTGAATTTAGTTTACTGTTTTGTAAGTTTTGATATGTTTAGTGTTGTGACAAAACCAAAATTTGTAACTAACTTAACTAAATAAATCTGTAGCAATAGTTCATTGactaaattttaatgtaactaaaATCAGTCTACTAACATTTTAGTTTGCCAATATCAGTAGACtaactttttgatttaattaaaattagtcaACTTTTTGGATaactaattaacaaaaattagttggataattttttagttggtttttaccaatttacatatttgtgtataaaaaagttttttaattgattttagctaaaaatttagtttaccTATTTTAGtaagacttgaaaagttaattggctaattttaattaaactaatacATAAACTCCCATTCCTAATTATATAGtctttttcagtttatattaaaaaagaaaatagtcgGCTTACACACAGTGACTTAGTAtcgtaaatagttttttttttagtaagtcgatttgaaacatttttctgagtgttttttttttttgtttgttttattttttaacctttacCTATAATGGTTTGcggaaatctataaataaaaattgtttatgctttaaaattcataatacttttacaataataattttaaataaaatccgatgattttatttcaaattattataaaagtattatgaATTAGACAATTTTAAAgcataaagcttttttaaacaataactcACATATAAATAACGTTCAAATTACCCGTTAACATTAATTGTTCGAAATAAGTCTTGTGCGcagactttttattaaaaatatttggtatCATCACTTAGCTATGCTATTATGCTACTAAATAATACTATAGATAATACTAATTAGAAAGtataatatatgaaaatttatgtatgtatgtatgtataaatatatatacattttttacagctacttaacttttatttcataGGAGTCTTTGTACGATTTATGTTCTTCATTGTCTTCAAATAAGCTTTGTGGTACAGaaaatacatttcaaaaaaatgattttcctgGTGATACATTAGTTGGATgctatatttctaaattttctaaaacattttttattgttgaagaTAATGATGGTGTATGTGGTTTTATAGCATCTGTTcccaacaataaaatttttgtcgAACATATAGAAAGTTACTGGCTTTCTGAGATAAAAGTTAAATACCCTGAAAGTGAATCATATTCATACAAACTTCCAAACTCTCCAGAATGGAGAAATTCTTCTTCGTCGCATTTGACTTATAtgtttaaaagtaatgttttcgACGAATGTGTTGTCAAAAGACTATTTAACAGTGTTCTTTGCGTGTTAAAGACATGCGGTTCTACAACTACATACTATCAACTTTCTAATGATTCACATCTAGATATGTATATGAAAATGGGGTTCTACCCTGTTGAAAATATTTCAGAGAAAttgatttttagaattttataatttatgttccATTATTCTCATGTATATTTTCCCctattaatatttgtatatacataaatttttatatagcttgttattattttgttaatatttatttgaatgtttttcACCTTAATTTTTAGTATCTTTCCCTCGCTCAGTACCTATTTTTAACTTggatgaaattattatttttagcacTTTTGTTAAAGTTTGATCCGGGTTAATCGTTTTATACACGGATGGTtctaaagattatatatatgcGACTATAGCGCCTGTTTGATTGAGTACTTTAAGAAATAGcctttataattattattatcttaaaaaatattttaaataattttcagtttttaaatctatttgttaaccttttttttaagtagaacCCCtgatatattttagtattttttaaaaactaacttcaaaagtttttatttttaaataattacgaAGAATTGCTTGTTTCGTGTTATGTTTGGTGACCGCgcctcattaaaaaaatgtatcctAAAGTCTGATCTAaatctttttatctaaaaaaaaaactctgagTTTTCCTAAAATAATGAGCGATTttctaaatactttaaaaatctaattcatTTGTCCTGAGTGCGGTGGTATGCATGCGGTGGTTCAGCGCATGCAATAGGCATACTTACAAGGGGGTGAATAATTATTAAGGTTACAAGCTTATTATACATCCCGCAATAAGAATATTAAAGAATAGCTCAATAATCCGACACTAAAAAGcttaataatttaatgtatttcattttatttatttcaaattcattttatgtatttattagagATGTCACGAATATTCGGTATTCGTCTACTTATATTACTACTCGGTATTCAACCGAATGTTGCAAGCTATTCGGCCGAATACCAAAAAAACCGCATAAATACGGATTTCATACAACTACAGTGGCGGCACAAAGTAAGGTGAACACgtaaaataaacattgttttattaatatttggtATGGTATCCACGAGCTTTAATCACACCTCATACGTGTCCAGACATGCACCCCAAAATCATAACACTACCACCGCCATGCTTCACAGTTGGTGCAATACAggctttttttaacttttcaccAACTCTTCTTCTAACAGTCAGTCTCTTTGCCCCACAGAATAGTTGAAACAAACTTTCATCGGAAAAAATAACGTTTTTCCAGTCCTCGACAGTCCAGTCTTTGTGCTCCCTGGCAAAGACGAACCGTCGCCGGACATTGGCGGCAGAGAGCAAAGGTTTCTTTGCTGCCACACACCCTCTTAATCCGGCTTTTTGTAGTCTCTTCCACACAGTTCTGGAGGCCATTTAACTCCATGTTCTTCCGACAGTCTCCGGCTTAGTTGTGGTGCAGTCAGGCGACGAACCTGAAGTGACATGCGGACCAGCACCCGATCGGTATGAGCCGTCGTCTTCTTTGGCCTTCCGGAACGAGCCTTGTCTGCTGTAGAACCTGAATTCTGatatttcttaacaattttCCTGATGCCGTTTGCAGTAGAACCAAGAATTGTTGcaattttactataattttCACCATTTTCTGCCATGAAAACCGCACGGAGGCGCTCTTCCTGGGACAAGCAacaatattttaccatttttctacaacaaaaaatactgatattagatcattaaattaaactaaaacagacaaaataatattaatactgaTAGTGAAGCTGTCAAAATGGAAGCAGATGCtaataaaacacacaaaaaattggctaaagtaaaaaaacttggtGGAGAATACCTTAAAACTCAATAGTTACCCTTGACTGCTGGTTCTCAGTAACCATATCGGGCTTTAGATGACCTAAAATGACCTTAAATGGTATATACTGACTCAATATGTGATTGGTAATACAATGAACACATATTTTCTACCAAATAATAATGATGACATTAATATCACAATAAAGGCACATCACTTACCTCTACTGTCTCGTTTCCTATGCTTAAAATATGACAAACAACTTTCCAATGTGTTAtatcaatttatcaaaaaaaaacatgtgcTTCTTGCTAAGGTAAACAGGAAGTGCAAAGATATTGACGTGTCAACACAACAGAGATCAATAAATGTAGCTATGACGCTTTCATCTGGTAATTATTTGGACAAAAGTTGCAGTGATTAAATTTCTGCTGTTTTGTCCTTACTTTGTACCGCCACTGTATATTTATTTGGCATATTTTGTACATGAAATCTCTAGGCGGTAAATTATGATAAAAGATTTCCATTGTTTAATGATAGCAAATTGCgaatttcttataataatatacaGACTTAAAAAATATTCCGTTCAATCCGTACCCTGTCACAAGTAAGTATTAGGAAAATTATAGCAAGTTCTGTTTAGTAATTTTTTGCGTTTGCTGACCGCAACTTGCAAGGGTTTGCTGTCTAATTTAAGCGAATTTCATGcaaaaactaatatcatttgCAATTGAACATTTTCCCCCCTACATCTTCATGTGTGCATAACTCGGCGTTAATTTTTGGCCAAAAATCTTTCAGCGCGAATTGTTCGCGCGagtattaaaactaaatatcgTGTAGAATATTTTTACGTTTGGTTCAGTCTACACTAAAATATGCAGTTAAGTAGCCAAGGTTCATGGCTTAATTGGTTCAAAGGTTGAATGTTTCAATGTGTTAATatgttgaaatatatatattttatatatatattttttgttcattgaaaaaaaaaatatttttacacatccttcgtatttttcttttttttttttcttttaaacatcttcgcttccaaaaaggctgcaagcaaccactaattaaagttggaagttactggaagagaaaagatgaagattgtagagcaagataacgattgacggACGActcaaaagattgcaaattatatgaatcaggaaagcaagatgaaggaagcgaattccaaacaactgatgttcgaggaaaaaaactagacgaataagcgcttttggagcacttaggaaagtcacagaaaaaggatgaaacttaattgaatgacgagtaacacaagaatgaattttagtagatggcacaagagacgttagctctttagagcagtgcccattatagtatttgtagaaaagagaaagagaagcaacattacgacgatgtgatatgggttggaggttggctgcaagagcaggtccaactatgtttacaatgggtttttgcaccttatctaaaagagaaagagcatcattagaagatccaccccagatatggcaagagtattccatacaaggccggatttgagatttatagagatagagaatagaatccgaagtaagaaagtgacgagctcgataaagagatgcaaccttagcagatgctaattttgcaactgatttgatatatggcttctaagaaagattggaagtaagagttaatcctagaagatgtaGGGTAGATGACTCACTGAGTACATCACCGTTCATAAAtaaggaagatctaaattattgcgattacgattggctgaaaaaattgagttttatctaaattaaagttcaccagccactgtgagccccatgctgtagcagaagtgagatccttttcaagctcaaatgtccAAGCGATCAGAGGGTGTTAGTTTCTTATCacgacaagaataaatggtagtatcatcagcaaacaatgccaccttagatgtgagaatatctggaagatcgttaatgtaaattaaaaagagtattgggccaaggatagaaccttcaGGAACCTCTGAAGTTCTTCtgaagttacagaataagaagaagagtgttgttcatcgaggacaacttttatgctacgattggaaaggaaggattaaATGATCTTAAAGATGTTGCCGGATACACCataaaaagaaagcttatgaagaagaccagcataccaaactttatcaaaagcttttaaatgtcaagagcgatggccttaacctctccaccttcaTCTAATGCACGGTTTAACCtgtcagttattactgttagcaaatcagctgtagaacaagaagatcgaaatccatattgatggtcagaaagtaagttattagattcaaaatgagaaattaagtgtttgttaattaaagattcaaaaaccttgcttatgataggaagaagactaatgggacggtagttaaaCGAATCAGAtagctctccagaatttttgaagaTAGGGATACcagatgccgctttccagcaagctggaaaacaagactctgataagcacttgttgaatagttttgagagtatagacgacagctccggagaacacttctgcaagacaataacaggtatgttgtccgggccacaagctgtagaagagtctaagcaggaaatcactttaggtacagaagctggagtgatatgaatgtcaagcaatggatcaacctgtttgttggcAATATCAGGTaaaatgcaactagtggaatcaagagatgatattgatgaaaagttttttgcaaacaatttggctttgtttttaggtgaggtgacaaagtctgaaccatacaagagaggtggaattaTAGATTTGCCCTTagtattgataattttaaagattctctagaagtcacgagagcctaatttttgagatgagatgcgagatttcatgacctgagaatagcgggttttggcattagacaaaacctttttacaattgtttctagcagtaataaacagacgtctgttttctgaaGAATTGTTCTGCTGATaaatatggaagtaacggtttcgattggcaatcgCAGCAGCACagtgtgaggaaaaccatggaagAGAgcgaggcttgacctggaatcgtcgagagggaataaaagattccatgccagcctgaatccacgaagttatgtaagaagcacatttgtcgacaggaagacgaaagatttctacccaatggtcatcacgaagaaaatcacggaaagaatcccagtcagctttactGTAGTTGTAAGAGGTTCGATAATAGGGGGATTCAggtgatgaagaagaatgagatattagttttatagagatcaaactgtgatcagaagaACCTAAGGGTTAGGTTAGGTATGGCTAAGTATAAGctaaatcataataaataagTCTACAAAAAGATGCTCGATAAACCACTTTGTTATCTCTTCTATAACCcagttttacatttgaaattgATACTTgcattaatatattactttttagctaaagattttgaaag
This window harbors:
- the LOC100215737 gene encoding protein O-GlcNAcase isoform X2; its protein translation is MVVVEEKHFICGVVEGFYGRPWTCLQRKDLFSRMHRYSMNTYIYAPKDDIKHRALWRQLYTKEEESKIEKLVTAASFEGITFVYAISPGLDIMFSSEADVNALKRKMKQVSKLGCKAFALLFDDINPTLKPSDALIYKSSGHAQAILTNELFDFLKHPQFLFCPTEYCKTRAIPSVSKSEYLSTLGTTLHKEIDIMWTGDKVIPETITKESIQELGHILQRKPVIWDNIHANDYDQRRVFLGAYCGRSIELYSYLNGILTNPNCEFEANFVPIHTLGTWCRIASNSFNSNDALCFDDVPMAYLSDDENPNNSNEMTVDLLPSLTVADVASIVLDYNAKDALKLALCDWINEFSRIKKAPLKSYSKRNLKATLVNGQTVLSAIAFDMDHPNRTSETIASMIVDKSKSMQLTINCISLLAELFYLPYEHGEKGNLLLQDFIWLLKNVCDIYEQPPSKEKVSCWFDRLLHCDQLCNEIYVLFENFCKIPNEAILYDLYPYLWDLKEVLLSLQTYVKWLSDSISTSIPLVFFEPCSVETLNLLNVPISNDYIEPWHINYLGGLTVHLHRLLPFKGGYIFLDNAPDIPSSNVIKLRTYLPNDKESLYDLCSSLSSNKLCGTENTFQKNDFPGDTLVGCYISKFSKTFFIVEDNDGVCGFIASVPNNKIFVEHIESYWLSEIKVKYPESESYSYKLPNSPEWRNSSSSHLTYMFKSNVFDECVVKRLFNSVLCVLKTCGSTTTYYQLSNDSHLDMYMKMGFYPVENISEKLIFRIL